One window of the Salvelinus sp. IW2-2015 linkage group LG10, ASM291031v2, whole genome shotgun sequence genome contains the following:
- the LOC111969154 gene encoding LOW QUALITY PROTEIN: hyaluronan and proteoglycan link protein 3-like (The sequence of the model RefSeq protein was modified relative to this genomic sequence to represent the inferred CDS: inserted 3 bases in 3 codons): MMVAHPRPLLVILLPLLLSCLPALGIPNRFFYQDILXGNGNGEIHFNVLKLHVDSSQPSVFALRGSNATLPCRYWYEPELSSPRRVRVKWSWLPVVGGHETDILVAIGXRIHSFGDFRDRVRLRQDSPGDASLVMTELQLNDTGRYRCEVIDGLEDKSATVDLELRGVVFPYQPPHGRYNLTYHDAQQVCQEQDSTLATFEQLFQAWEEGLDWCNAGWLADGTVQYPITKPRSPCGGLGLAPGVRSYGRRHRHLHRYDVFCFSSSLRGKVYYLQLPQKXNLTEAQQACFNDGAQIAKVGQLYAAWKFMGLDRCDAGWLADGSLRYPITNPRRNCGPMEPGVRSFGFPPPYQKHGVYCYSAGTR, from the exons ATGATGGTGGCTCACCCTCGCCCCCTGTTGGTGATATTGCTGCCGCTGCTCCTCTCCTGCTTGCCCGCGCTCGGAATACCCAACAGATTCTTCTACCAAGACATTC ACGGAAACGGCAATGGAGAGA TCCACTTTAACGTGTTAAAGCTCCATGTGGACTCCTCCCAGCCCTCTGTGTTCGCTTTGCGGGGGAGTAACGCAACCCTACCCTGCCGATACTGGTATGAGCCAGAGTTGAGCTCCCCCAGGAGGGTGCGGGTGAAGTGGTCCTGGCTGCCCGTCGTGGGGGGCCATGAGACAGACATTCTAGTGGCCATCG CCCGCATTCACAGCTTTGGGGATTTCAG GGACCGGGTGCGTCTCAGACAGGACTCACCAGGAGATGCTTCGCTGGTCATGACTGAACTCCAGCTCAATGACACGGGTCGTTACCGCTGTGAGGTCATTGACGGGCTGGAGGACAAGAGCGCCACKGTCGACCTCGAGCTACGAG GTGTGGTATTTCCCTACCAGCCTCCTCACGGCCGTTACAACCTGACCTACCATGATGCCCAGCAAGTCTGCCAGGAGCAGGACTCCACTCTRGCCACCTTCGAGCAGCTGTTCCAGGCCTGGGAGGAGGGGCTGGACTGGTGCAACGCAGGTTGGCTGGCTGACGGGACAGTGCAGTACCCAATCACCAAGCCCCGGAGCCCCTGTGGGGGGCTAGGCCTCGCCCCCGGGGTTAGGAGCTACGGTAGACGCCACCGCCACCTCCACCGATACGACgtcttctgtttctcctcctccctccgag gtaAGGTCTACTACCTCCAGCTCCCCCAGA TCAACCTCACTGAGGCCCAGCAGGCGTGCTTCAACGACGGGGCCCAGATAGCCAAGGTGGGCCAGCTCTACGCCGCCTGGAAGTTCATGGGCCTGGACCGCTGTGATGCCGGATGGCTTGCTGACGGGAGCCTGCGCTACCCCATCACCAACCCCCGCCGCAACTGTGGCCCCATGGAACCAGGGGTGCGCAGCTTTGGGTTCCCCCCTCCATACCAGAAGCATGGGGTGTACTGCTACAGTGCAGGTACGCGGTAA